One genomic region from Nostoc sp. UHCC 0926 encodes:
- a CDS encoding phage tail protein, translated as MNPKEFKFLVLNPKTDWQKCKLDNLHFSDEGIKLKSGYQFVFESQIFGDQPFSQLEAVDLAVDDFGQLYLLNTKERRIWLFDSEQKYLEPLTYLDALFGKPTNIAFSNSTIYVADEFQVSEYIQSRIYAFSRFNWQIRWVVTLPQDVKVIDLAANTTDGTLYVLWDDREQVVAKYAPSGQRIEKIKFTNDDIVNPTAIALGVNGYIYVLDSQKSHEKVVRFDVNGTRVEHSLINFTRLREQLLVPKEIEPSGLAVDSQGNVYIGDKRSRSDSIGVSLSQGEEEDRFIFRCPPSGGTVEAILGYRGAVNKMICVRDRLFIFNSDKQTVNVLRREQQFLRQKYQELPTGSFKTVFDSTIPDQQKYQELPTGSFKTVFDSTIPDQQWHKFILEGEIPQNTQIKVYYSITDSKWQRAEPYFEPLINPSDALILGNKEIPSPKGRYLHLKVEFIGTEHQTPILKSLRVVFPRLSYLRYLPAVYQEDEKSRDFLERFLSLFETFLGKLEGEIDHIVRYFDADVVDEDFLPWLSTWLAIATDENFTQEQLRNLIRKAPQLYKQRGTREGIAATVELFTGDRPLIIEYFQLEESDTNEQVNEILKKEYFSDNEVFRFWILLSPFQVNSEIELQTIQRLIEADTPAYTEACIKLLQPWISLDKESYLGFNSCIFEPSLQLDMGAAISQENILTDIEEFGQLERRSRIGLDTKLN; from the coding sequence ATGAATCCGAAAGAATTTAAATTTTTAGTTCTGAATCCCAAAACTGATTGGCAAAAATGCAAATTGGATAATTTGCATTTTTCTGATGAAGGAATAAAACTAAAATCTGGTTATCAGTTCGTATTTGAAAGCCAGATTTTCGGCGATCAACCTTTTAGCCAATTGGAAGCAGTTGATTTAGCGGTTGATGATTTTGGTCAACTATATTTGCTGAATACAAAAGAGCGGCGAATTTGGCTTTTTGATTCAGAGCAAAAATACTTAGAGCCACTTACATATCTGGATGCTTTATTTGGTAAGCCTACAAACATTGCCTTTAGTAACTCGACAATTTACGTAGCAGATGAATTTCAGGTTTCAGAGTACATTCAGTCTCGTATCTATGCCTTTTCCCGGTTTAACTGGCAAATTAGATGGGTTGTGACGCTTCCACAAGATGTGAAGGTGATCGATTTGGCGGCGAATACAACAGATGGGACACTATATGTCCTTTGGGATGATCGCGAACAAGTTGTTGCTAAATATGCGCCATCAGGACAACGAATAGAAAAAATAAAATTTACCAACGATGACATTGTAAATCCAACAGCGATCGCTCTGGGTGTTAATGGCTATATCTATGTCCTCGATAGTCAAAAAAGTCACGAAAAGGTCGTAAGGTTTGATGTCAACGGTACTAGGGTTGAACATAGCTTGATTAATTTTACCAGACTGCGAGAGCAACTATTGGTTCCTAAAGAAATCGAGCCTTCAGGACTAGCAGTTGATAGTCAGGGAAATGTATACATTGGTGATAAGCGATCGCGTAGCGATTCCATAGGAGTATCACTTTCTCAAGGTGAAGAAGAAGACAGATTCATTTTTCGGTGTCCCCCATCTGGAGGAACTGTTGAAGCAATTTTAGGTTATCGCGGTGCAGTAAACAAAATGATTTGCGTTCGCGATCGCCTTTTTATCTTCAATTCTGACAAACAAACAGTCAACGTTTTGCGGCGCGAACAGCAATTTTTACGCCAGAAGTATCAAGAGTTACCGACAGGTTCTTTCAAAACTGTTTTTGATAGTACTATTCCTGATCAACAGAAGTATCAAGAGTTACCGACAGGTTCTTTCAAAACTGTTTTTGATAGTACTATTCCTGATCAACAATGGCATAAATTTATTTTAGAAGGGGAGATTCCACAAAACACGCAAATAAAAGTTTATTATTCAATTACAGATAGTAAGTGGCAGCGAGCAGAACCATACTTTGAACCTTTGATTAATCCTAGCGATGCTCTGATTCTCGGTAATAAAGAAATTCCCAGTCCCAAAGGGCGATATCTACATTTAAAAGTAGAATTCATCGGCACCGAACATCAAACGCCAATACTCAAGAGCCTTCGAGTGGTTTTCCCGCGACTGTCATATTTACGTTATTTACCGGCTGTTTATCAAGAGGACGAAAAAAGCCGCGATTTTCTTGAACGTTTTCTCTCGTTATTTGAAACCTTTTTAGGAAAATTAGAAGGAGAGATAGATCATATTGTCCGCTACTTTGATGCAGACGTTGTGGATGAAGACTTTTTACCTTGGTTATCTACCTGGCTAGCGATCGCCACTGATGAAAATTTCACCCAAGAGCAACTACGCAACCTGATTAGGAAAGCACCGCAACTATATAAGCAGCGCGGGACAAGGGAAGGAATTGCGGCGACAGTCGAGTTATTTACAGGCGATCGCCCTTTAATTATTGAATATTTTCAACTAGAGGAGAGTGATACAAACGAACAAGTAAATGAAATACTGAAAAAAGAATACTTTAGCGACAACGAGGTTTTTCGTTTTTGGATTTTGCTCAGTCCTTTCCAAGTCAATAGTGAAATAGAACTACAAACTATTCAACGTCTGATTGAAGCAGATACACCTGCTTATACAGAAGCTTGTATAAAGCTATTGCAACCTTGGATTTCTTTAGATAAAGAGTCATATTTAGGATTCAACAGCTGTATATTTGAACCTAGCTTACAGTTGGATATGGGAGCAGCTATTTCCCAGGAAAATATTTTAACTGATATTGAAGAATTCGGACAATTAGAAAGACGTTCGAGAATAGGTTTAGAC
- a CDS encoding putative baseplate assembly protein, which produces MTLPFPRLDDKSFAQLMEDARKLIPRYAPDWTDYNTHDPGITFIELFAWLTELQRYYLDQVRDENCLKFLKLIDIRLKDITSATTAVKFSFVDQQEIAPIWVPQGTKLTTKEQVIFETDTPLLVVSDSLKKVISSSKLGRKDNLKAIEQQGLSFFAFGENAEAGSCLYLGFKLYIFDWDKVPDSESETDSERLKQFLDLYLGFSWVKNINNEAIYKNDDGNIIITDCDKQLTLELDEVSNLVKLTFNQDITDEISLIVVKVVKKDNSTRICIYGQPFPVNKSIPLTFNLFEEYPIKRGKYGEETVKIIPSANLTWEYYGGDRYWKSLHVKHDETLNLSQSGQLWFTAPMDMHVRNILPFQEQLFWLRVTVQKAGYELPPKINSILLNTITVTQKHSISEFKTYSSHHQRTQAFPFPASYLALIGDSIIQVKQFPLTLSLLFFNSRLELLNPIFWLTVVLCHNFEVQYGYWKDWQNYRLQKNQEQGTITVTFRGKIPKKGTNNIRVVSYLDEFEKKRFLGGSNGLPGQSFSLKQFVVVSESFKIQVKEQIQKDYLWRDWIRVDDFDASKAEDPHYVLDAENGEIYFGDGINGDIPQVLDFQDKQSICVISCQTSSGEKGNVEAKTINKILKPVSTFVNTGFIYPTQLTVENQGVGSGGAPLETLEKAKLRARKDLKQIHRAVTSEDYELLALSTPGLRVARAKVIAPTATEAKTKTLVKVIVVPYSETLIPASPSSGFLQNVRQHLEPRRLITTKLEVIPSSYVEVKVKALLQIRSGFDPDQVCKQVNKSLIERFLHPLNGGSEGKGWQFGRTVYKSEVYKAIEDFTEGVDCVESLVLSIQNADKDAEAYLDQYGNIHISKNSLIYSTKHKIVY; this is translated from the coding sequence ATGACATTACCTTTCCCACGACTAGATGACAAAAGTTTTGCCCAATTAATGGAAGATGCGCGAAAATTAATTCCTCGTTATGCTCCCGACTGGACAGATTATAATACCCACGACCCTGGTATTACTTTCATTGAGCTTTTCGCTTGGCTGACTGAACTTCAGCGTTACTATTTAGATCAAGTTAGAGATGAAAACTGTCTCAAATTTCTGAAACTGATTGACATTCGACTCAAAGATATTACCTCAGCTACTACTGCTGTCAAATTTTCTTTTGTTGATCAGCAGGAAATTGCACCTATTTGGGTTCCCCAAGGTACAAAACTAACTACCAAGGAACAGGTAATATTTGAGACTGATACCCCCTTGCTTGTAGTTTCGGACAGTCTAAAAAAGGTGATTAGTTCTTCTAAATTAGGACGGAAGGACAATCTCAAGGCAATTGAACAACAAGGACTTTCGTTTTTTGCCTTTGGTGAAAATGCAGAAGCAGGGAGTTGCCTTTATCTTGGTTTCAAATTATATATATTCGATTGGGATAAGGTTCCTGATTCCGAATCTGAGACAGATAGCGAAAGACTCAAGCAGTTTTTAGACCTGTATCTTGGATTCAGTTGGGTTAAAAATATAAATAATGAAGCTATTTATAAAAATGATGATGGAAACATTATTATTACTGATTGCGATAAACAGCTAACCTTGGAACTTGATGAAGTGAGCAATCTGGTAAAGCTTACCTTCAATCAAGATATCACAGATGAAATTTCTTTGATCGTTGTTAAAGTTGTTAAAAAAGATAACTCAACCCGCATCTGCATATATGGTCAACCATTTCCCGTAAATAAATCCATTCCTCTAACCTTCAACCTCTTTGAGGAGTACCCTATTAAGCGAGGTAAATATGGAGAAGAAACTGTAAAAATTATTCCTTCAGCCAATCTTACTTGGGAATATTATGGTGGCGATCGCTACTGGAAATCCCTCCATGTAAAACATGATGAAACGCTGAATTTATCCCAGAGTGGTCAGCTATGGTTTACAGCACCAATGGATATGCATGTACGTAATATACTTCCTTTCCAGGAACAACTTTTCTGGCTGCGAGTAACTGTTCAAAAGGCTGGATATGAACTACCGCCCAAGATAAACAGTATTTTATTAAATACTATTACAGTTACTCAAAAACACAGCATCAGTGAATTTAAAACCTATTCAAGTCATCATCAACGAACTCAAGCATTTCCATTTCCAGCTTCATATTTGGCGCTGATAGGTGACAGCATCATTCAAGTTAAACAATTTCCCTTAACCCTATCTTTATTATTCTTTAATTCTCGTTTAGAACTTTTAAACCCAATTTTTTGGTTAACTGTTGTCTTATGTCATAATTTTGAGGTGCAATATGGATACTGGAAAGATTGGCAGAATTACAGGCTACAAAAAAATCAGGAACAAGGAACAATAACGGTAACTTTTCGCGGTAAAATCCCAAAAAAAGGTACAAACAATATCAGAGTTGTTTCTTATCTAGACGAATTCGAGAAAAAACGTTTTCTCGGTGGCAGCAATGGATTGCCAGGTCAAAGTTTCTCCCTCAAGCAGTTTGTAGTAGTTTCCGAAAGTTTTAAAATTCAAGTTAAAGAGCAAATCCAAAAAGATTACCTCTGGCGGGATTGGATTCGAGTTGATGATTTTGATGCTTCCAAAGCAGAAGATCCACATTATGTATTAGATGCCGAAAATGGCGAAATTTATTTTGGTGACGGCATTAATGGCGATATCCCCCAAGTTTTAGATTTTCAAGATAAACAGAGTATCTGTGTAATTTCTTGTCAAACCAGTAGTGGAGAAAAAGGTAATGTGGAAGCGAAAACAATTAATAAAATTTTGAAACCTGTTTCTACTTTTGTAAATACAGGATTTATATATCCCACTCAATTAACAGTTGAAAATCAAGGAGTTGGTTCTGGAGGTGCGCCGCTAGAAACATTAGAAAAAGCGAAACTACGTGCCAGAAAAGACTTGAAGCAAATACACCGAGCTGTTACTTCTGAAGATTACGAGTTATTGGCTCTTTCCACCCCTGGACTTCGTGTTGCTAGAGCTAAAGTGATCGCACCGACTGCAACGGAAGCAAAAACTAAAACTTTGGTCAAGGTAATAGTTGTACCTTACAGTGAAACCCTTATACCTGCTTCCCCCAGTTCAGGGTTTCTGCAAAATGTTCGCCAACATTTAGAACCACGTAGGTTGATTACCACTAAATTAGAAGTCATTCCCTCCAGCTATGTTGAAGTCAAAGTGAAGGCTTTATTGCAGATTCGCTCTGGATTTGACCCTGATCAGGTTTGCAAGCAAGTAAATAAGTCCCTGATTGAGCGGTTTTTACACCCTTTGAATGGGGGAAGTGAAGGTAAAGGTTGGCAGTTTGGAAGAACAGTCTATAAATCGGAAGTTTATAAAGCAATTGAAGATTTTACTGAGGGGGTGGATTGTGTGGAAAGCTTAGTTTTATCTATTCAAAATGCAGATAAAGATGCGGAAGCATATCTCGACCAATATGGTAATATTCATATTTCTAAAAATAGTTTAATTTACTCAACCAAACACAAAATTGTTTATTAA
- a CDS encoding putative baseplate assembly protein: MSTPPKIDTKNFETILQEIRKLVPFYTPEWIVSDRKDSGSALLKIFAHLYAGTLQQLNLVPEKNFIAFLDMLGVKLLPAAQARAPVTFKLSNGTTATVLIPAKTQVTAQAAKGGDSIVFETERKIFATPAKLVDAYSVNNKEDSIFSAPPNFLTVEKRTPFSARLVRDAQLKDTNLFLDHTSDLKVGDILKIGETQTLSSFEYAEVNKVFDEKVTIKNKLDAKYYTDTLVKKIVNFELFTGRNKQEHILYLGHQDIFNITASVKITLEITGSQIKLLDYNSNLVQWEYWGGQENKPLEWHEFNSYTFESGKLILDKKNNDEIQEIEINGIKSRWIRCITVNKLPEINLPLIKDIKVTSTPLAEGEITTGLSRDMAAPAASSLDYCLIFNNLQYQDKTEESQTSKDFQPFQSLTDEHQSLYLGFDAPPLKDPISIFFSLEIQAYSEANMPRINWEYYRRQNGRGEWARLEIADGTKNLTQSGTVEFSGSADFAQTLHFGKSLYWIRAVDINDKFQPQERRIHEAMSTTGYAYAPSNQDIKYTQLLGFAPAPKIKGIYLNTTWVAQTERIQNEILGSSDGKADQTFKLIKSPAIAEEVWVNELSALSADDRKELLGKLSVNEVKDDAGNTRAFWIKWEPRDDLLESTSSDRHYEIDRTFGIIKFGNGAEGVVPPIGTDNIRANYQVGGGEQGNVGSFEITRLTSSIAFVDSVTNPEAAEGGSDSELLEQALKRGPQMLKHRNRAVTKEDFEWLTRQASRSIARVQCLPNFDDEKKRQPGWVTVIIIPKSSEAQPQPSLQLKQTVEKYLQNHAANVVTSPKHLHVCGPIYIEIGIQTVLFAAEIDAVPFVDQMAMQKLNAFLHPLTGSYSNQGWKFGRLPCLSDFYALLGSIPSLDRVNYLSMTVTDTNTNRTWQITPDSSLDINIVPYALVCSGKHVIDVKADINS, translated from the coding sequence ATGTCAACACCACCAAAAATTGACACCAAAAATTTTGAAACAATTCTCCAAGAAATCCGCAAGCTAGTACCCTTTTATACTCCGGAGTGGATAGTTTCCGATCGTAAAGATTCAGGTTCAGCACTGCTCAAAATCTTTGCTCATTTATATGCAGGTACACTCCAGCAATTGAACCTGGTACCAGAGAAAAATTTCATTGCTTTCCTCGATATGCTTGGTGTCAAGCTATTGCCTGCTGCACAGGCTCGCGCACCTGTGACATTTAAGCTGAGTAATGGTACAACTGCAACAGTTTTGATTCCCGCCAAAACTCAGGTGACTGCTCAAGCCGCAAAAGGAGGTGACTCTATCGTTTTTGAGACGGAAAGGAAGATTTTTGCGACTCCAGCCAAGCTAGTTGATGCTTATAGTGTTAACAATAAAGAGGATAGTATTTTCTCCGCACCTCCAAATTTCTTGACAGTAGAAAAACGAACTCCCTTCTCTGCTAGGTTAGTCCGGGATGCACAGCTAAAAGATACAAACTTATTTTTAGATCATACATCAGACTTAAAGGTAGGGGATATACTCAAAATCGGAGAAACTCAGACATTATCCAGTTTTGAGTACGCAGAAGTAAATAAAGTTTTTGATGAGAAAGTTACGATTAAAAACAAGCTTGATGCTAAGTATTACACAGACACTTTAGTAAAAAAGATTGTAAATTTTGAACTATTTACAGGAAGGAATAAACAGGAACATATCCTGTATTTAGGACATCAAGATATTTTTAATATCACAGCTAGTGTTAAGATAACATTAGAAATAACAGGTTCACAAATAAAACTTTTAGATTATAATTCTAATTTAGTTCAATGGGAGTATTGGGGAGGTCAAGAAAATAAACCATTAGAGTGGCATGAATTTAATAGTTATACCTTTGAGTCTGGCAAGCTCATTTTAGATAAAAAGAATAATGATGAAATTCAGGAGATAGAGATTAATGGTATTAAAAGCCGCTGGATTCGTTGTATCACTGTTAATAAATTACCAGAAATAAATTTACCATTAATCAAAGATATCAAAGTAACATCTACACCTTTGGCAGAAGGTGAAATAACTACTGGATTATCTCGTGATATGGCGGCTCCCGCAGCTAGTTCTTTAGACTATTGTCTCATTTTTAATAATTTACAATATCAGGATAAAACTGAAGAAAGTCAAACTAGTAAAGATTTCCAGCCCTTCCAGTCTCTAACGGATGAACATCAGTCTCTTTATTTAGGCTTTGATGCACCTCCTTTGAAAGATCCGATTAGTATTTTCTTTTCCCTGGAAATACAGGCTTATTCTGAGGCAAATATGCCCCGGATTAATTGGGAATATTATAGACGGCAGAATGGTAGAGGTGAGTGGGCTAGGCTAGAGATTGCGGATGGAACAAAAAACCTGACTCAAAGCGGAACAGTTGAGTTTTCCGGGTCGGCTGATTTCGCTCAAACTTTGCATTTTGGTAAATCACTTTACTGGATTCGGGCTGTTGATATCAATGATAAATTTCAGCCGCAGGAAAGAAGAATTCATGAAGCGATGTCTACGACGGGCTACGCCTATGCACCATCAAATCAAGATATTAAATATACCCAGCTTCTGGGCTTTGCTCCTGCTCCTAAAATTAAAGGAATTTATTTAAATACAACATGGGTAGCTCAAACAGAAAGAATTCAAAATGAAATTCTTGGTTCTAGCGATGGGAAAGCCGATCAAACATTCAAGTTGATCAAATCCCCAGCGATCGCAGAAGAGGTTTGGGTAAATGAATTGAGTGCCTTATCTGCGGATGACAGAAAAGAACTGTTAGGTAAATTATCGGTAAATGAAGTCAAAGACGACGCAGGGAATACCAGAGCATTTTGGATAAAATGGGAGCCAAGAGATGATTTGCTGGAATCTACATCTAGTGATCGCCATTATGAAATTGACCGGACTTTTGGGATAATTAAATTTGGCAATGGTGCAGAAGGAGTAGTTCCGCCGATAGGAACAGATAATATTAGGGCTAATTATCAAGTTGGTGGTGGAGAACAAGGTAATGTTGGCAGTTTTGAAATCACCAGGTTAACAAGTTCTATTGCTTTTGTTGATAGTGTTACGAACCCGGAAGCCGCCGAAGGTGGTTCAGATTCCGAGTTGTTAGAACAGGCTCTCAAACGCGGGCCACAAATGTTGAAACATCGCAACCGTGCCGTCACCAAAGAAGATTTTGAATGGCTGACTCGTCAAGCTTCTCGCAGTATTGCGCGAGTCCAGTGCCTGCCCAATTTTGATGACGAAAAAAAGAGGCAACCAGGTTGGGTTACGGTGATCATTATCCCTAAAAGCAGCGAGGCACAACCCCAACCCTCATTACAACTAAAACAAACAGTTGAGAAATACCTGCAAAACCACGCTGCAAATGTTGTCACCTCACCCAAACATCTTCATGTTTGTGGTCCGATTTATATCGAGATTGGTATCCAGACGGTGCTATTCGCGGCTGAGATTGATGCAGTACCGTTTGTAGACCAGATGGCAATGCAAAAGCTCAATGCATTCCTGCATCCTTTAACTGGCAGTTACTCCAATCAAGGTTGGAAATTCGGGCGCCTACCTTGCTTGTCTGATTTTTATGCTTTGTTAGGTTCCATACCTAGCTTAGATCGTGTCAATTACCTATCGATGACTGTTACAGATACAAACACTAACCGTACCTGGCAAATAACGCCCGATAGTTCTTTGGATATTAATATAGTTCCCTATGCATTAGTTTGTAGTGGCAAACACGTAATTGATGTCAAAGCAGACATTAATTCCTAA
- a CDS encoding GPW/gp25 family protein: MAKEFLGIGWKFPVNVDTPTGKILMSEYDKDIQEAIWIILATAKGERIMQPDFGCGIHNFVFAILSMATRGSVELSVREALTRWEPRIDVDEVKVSTDQSNIGKLLIDINYRVRKTNNEFNLVYPFYLQGG, from the coding sequence ATGGCTAAAGAGTTTTTAGGAATTGGTTGGAAATTTCCAGTTAACGTAGATACCCCAACTGGAAAAATCTTGATGTCTGAGTATGACAAAGACATCCAAGAAGCAATTTGGATAATTCTTGCTACTGCAAAAGGCGAAAGAATTATGCAACCTGATTTTGGCTGCGGTATCCATAATTTTGTCTTTGCAATCCTCAGTATGGCAACCAGAGGTTCAGTAGAGTTAAGTGTACGTGAAGCCTTAACTCGTTGGGAACCCAGAATTGATGTGGATGAGGTTAAAGTTTCAACAGATCAAAGTAATATTGGCAAACTCTTGATTGACATTAATTATCGCGTTCGCAAGACAAATAATGAGTTCAACTTAGTTTATCCATTTTATCTGCAAGGTGGATGA
- a CDS encoding phage baseplate assembly protein V, with protein MSIQSEDKSSGALIKGVALATVTNISELSTGKVKVKFQWRKKIDGTNDEILARIVTPIKGTSPPIEVHDVVLVAFEQDNFEYPFVIGFIYPNLKDTEA; from the coding sequence ATGTCAATTCAATCTGAAGACAAAAGTAGTGGCGCACTTATCAAAGGTGTTGCCCTTGCCACCGTCACAAATATATCAGAGTTAAGTACTGGAAAAGTAAAAGTAAAATTTCAATGGCGAAAAAAAATTGATGGCACAAATGATGAGATATTGGCACGAATCGTTACACCTATTAAAGGTACTTCTCCCCCAATAGAAGTTCATGACGTGGTATTAGTTGCCTTTGAGCAAGATAATTTTGAATATCCTTTTGTGATTGGTTTTATTTATCCAAATCTCAAAGATACAGAGGCATAA
- a CDS encoding phage late control D family protein, protein MDIVALEAKYENLYAPFFEIIVDGNDILKLGQNNTKESIEVSSVTIDNTLEGADTFSFTVNNAFDATKRELRSFIDQVLVFDAEVEIKLGYGSQRKTLMFGILTSVKVTFPSGSAPQIEVGGFDISYRMMKQKKPRSWNDKTDSEVVKILASEYRLNTSPGANTPFPQQESIENSDVKYPQIVKQEKENDFEFLTRLAERNYYEFFVFGETLFFRKPAYKTEPVVTLEWDKSLVSFSPEFNIAERVFKVDVMGQDTNNKMNIVGTARIFNDEIAKIFLGEIVKVIKGQKATEQLLEEQVKQTVSSEEHAKSLAKSILLKKNEEVLKGSGESIGIPDILAGTNIHLQGLGTKFSLTYYIDQTNHSISSSGYKTTFNVKKVPDENDITLTLKTTPLS, encoded by the coding sequence ATGGACATTGTTGCATTAGAAGCAAAATACGAAAATTTATACGCTCCTTTTTTTGAAATTATCGTTGATGGCAATGATATTCTCAAGCTAGGTCAGAATAACACCAAGGAAAGTATAGAAGTTTCCAGCGTCACTATCGACAATACATTAGAAGGTGCTGATACTTTTTCCTTTACGGTAAATAATGCTTTTGATGCGACAAAGAGAGAACTGCGGTCATTTATTGACCAAGTACTAGTTTTTGATGCAGAAGTTGAGATAAAGCTAGGATATGGCAGTCAACGAAAAACCCTAATGTTTGGCATACTCACATCAGTTAAAGTAACTTTTCCCTCTGGTAGCGCTCCCCAGATAGAAGTAGGTGGTTTTGATATTTCCTATCGAATGATGAAGCAAAAAAAACCGCGATCATGGAATGATAAAACTGATAGTGAGGTAGTAAAAATTCTGGCTTCAGAATATCGTCTAAATACTTCTCCTGGTGCTAATACACCCTTTCCTCAACAAGAAAGTATCGAGAACTCAGACGTCAAATATCCTCAAATTGTCAAGCAAGAAAAAGAAAATGATTTTGAATTTTTAACTCGATTAGCCGAAAGAAATTATTATGAGTTTTTTGTTTTTGGTGAAACACTTTTTTTCCGTAAGCCAGCATATAAGACAGAACCAGTTGTAACTTTAGAATGGGATAAAAGTCTGGTCAGTTTTTCTCCAGAATTTAATATTGCTGAACGAGTTTTTAAAGTAGATGTTATGGGGCAAGATACTAATAACAAAATGAATATTGTCGGCACAGCAAGGATATTTAATGATGAGATCGCAAAAATTTTTCTTGGCGAGATAGTCAAAGTTATAAAAGGACAAAAAGCAACAGAGCAGCTTCTAGAAGAGCAAGTAAAACAGACTGTATCATCCGAAGAACATGCTAAAAGTTTGGCAAAATCTATTTTGTTGAAAAAAAATGAAGAAGTCCTCAAAGGTAGTGGAGAATCGATTGGTATTCCTGATATTTTAGCTGGCACAAATATTCACCTTCAAGGTTTAGGTACAAAATTCAGCCTAACTTATTACATCGACCAGACGAATCATAGTATTAGTAGCTCCGGTTATAAGACGACTTTTAACGTCAAAAAAGTACCCGACGAAAATGATATAACATTAACATTAAAAACAACACCATTATCATGA
- a CDS encoding CIS tube protein, with the protein MALEKAFITPINGSRSGEIIPVLFNPTEYSLETSNQFQRTAVPGTSTPVTQFVNGNTQTLTMDLFFDSYEKQEDIRNYTKKITSLLDIDPALHAPPVCEFHWASLNFKSTIEQITQKFTLFLDSGIPVRATLSVTFKEYRTLTEQLQTIHKESSDRTKRITVKQGDRLWQIAHKEYEDSSLWRSIANANKISNPRIIAVGTELVIPILK; encoded by the coding sequence ATGGCTTTAGAAAAAGCTTTTATTACACCAATAAATGGGAGCCGTTCGGGAGAAATAATCCCAGTTTTATTCAATCCCACTGAATATTCACTTGAGACAAGCAATCAATTTCAACGGACAGCAGTACCGGGAACTTCAACACCCGTTACCCAATTTGTTAATGGGAATACTCAAACCCTAACAATGGATTTGTTTTTTGACTCTTATGAAAAACAGGAAGATATCAGAAATTACACCAAAAAAATCACGTCATTGTTGGATATAGATCCGGCTCTTCATGCTCCACCAGTTTGTGAATTTCATTGGGCATCGCTAAATTTTAAATCAACCATAGAACAAATAACCCAGAAATTCACACTATTTTTAGACTCAGGTATTCCAGTAAGAGCAACTCTCAGTGTCACTTTCAAAGAATATAGAACTTTGACCGAGCAGTTACAAACTATACATAAAGAATCGAGCGATCGCACCAAACGAATAACTGTGAAACAAGGCGATCGCCTCTGGCAAATAGCACATAAAGAATACGAAGATTCGAGTTTATGGCGTTCCATAGCTAATGCCAATAAAATTAGCAACCCTAGAATTATAGCTGTTGGTACAGAACTTGTTATTCCAATTTTAAAATGA
- a CDS encoding phage tail protein, whose protein sequence is MVVGQTINPYAAFNFLVEIQGLVVGGFSEVSGLQAETETEDYHEGGVNNFVHRLPKGTKFPNLVLKRGITDSFELWVWHQNVIAGQVQRQNGSVVLLDNTHSEKWRWNFSNAYPVKWAGPDLKADGNTVALETLELAHNGLWKT, encoded by the coding sequence ATGGTTGTAGGACAAACAATAAACCCGTATGCAGCCTTTAACTTTTTGGTTGAAATTCAGGGTCTAGTAGTCGGAGGCTTTTCTGAAGTCTCTGGTTTGCAAGCAGAAACAGAAACAGAAGACTATCACGAAGGCGGTGTGAATAATTTTGTACATCGGCTACCAAAGGGGACAAAATTTCCAAATCTAGTCCTCAAACGTGGTATCACCGACTCATTTGAGCTTTGGGTGTGGCATCAAAATGTTATTGCTGGGCAAGTTCAGCGACAAAACGGTTCTGTCGTTCTCTTGGATAATACCCACAGTGAAAAGTGGCGTTGGAATTTCTCTAATGCCTATCCAGTTAAATGGGCTGGCCCTGATTTGAAAGCCGACGGCAACACAGTTGCTTTAGAGACTTTAGAACTTGCTCACAACGGTTTATGGAAAACTTGA
- a CDS encoding DUF6760 family protein produces the protein MYEEVAFIAYHFPWSYDDIMQMEHRDRQIWCEEISKINRKLNSNVNNQ, from the coding sequence TTGTATGAAGAGGTAGCTTTTATTGCATATCATTTTCCGTGGTCTTATGACGACATCATGCAAATGGAACATCGCGATCGCCAAATTTGGTGTGAGGAAATATCCAAGATAAATCGCAAGTTAAATAGTAATGTAAACAATCAATAA